A window of Mustela lutreola isolate mMusLut2 chromosome X, mMusLut2.pri, whole genome shotgun sequence genomic DNA:
TCGGGATGAAATCAAAGCGAGAGTTCGCAACAGCTCAGGAAGCTGGACTCCATTCAGCGCGTTCCCAGGAAAAACATGAGTATGACATTGACAAGCAGGAGGACTACAATCACGGCAAAAACAACTACAGTTTGCACATCCAGGGTCATGGTGCAATGCAGAACACTGTAGTGTTCCAAGTGGGGGGCCGGCAGATTGGGAGATGTCAGTCTCTGCTCTGTCAGACTGTCCATACAGCCACCATGctagaagggagaggaggaagtcgGATGGTTGGGGAAGGGCTGGGTTTGGCGCCCGAGTTTGGTATGGGGGGGGGAGGACGGGGACAGGGGAGATTGCTTTCCCCCTTCTCAGGATTAAGCTGATTTTTCTTCCCTAGCTGAGAAATCTTAGCTCGCGCTGAAGTCGGCAGAGTCCAGCATTCTCTCTCGGGCGCCAAGCAAAAGGCAAAATCCTGG
This region includes:
- the LOC131821372 gene encoding uncharacterized LOC128031833 homolog, which gives rise to MDSLTEQRLTSPNLPAPHLEHYSVLHCTMTLDVQTVVVFAVIVVLLLVNVILMFFLGTR